The following are from one region of the Quercus robur chromosome 1, dhQueRobu3.1, whole genome shotgun sequence genome:
- the LOC126713725 gene encoding uncharacterized protein LOC126713725, whose amino-acid sequence MVIANQNMLFLVAFALLVLNFAFPTEARRLSTKASSNLVLVENENKGPTLTSRLSRRMSQSSPPSPSTPPFPPIFHPILRAESVNLGPKFESFNFGMLPKGPVPPSGPSRGTSPGTPPLPPI is encoded by the exons ATGGTGATAGCCAATCAAAATATGTTGTTCTTGGTGGCATTTGCTCTGCTTGTCCTAAATTTTGCTTTTCCTACAGAAGCCAGAAGGCTTTCAACAAAGGCTTCTTCCAACTTGGTGCTTGttgagaatgaaaataaaggcCCGACTCTGACATCTAGACTTAGCCGCAGAATGTCTCAGAGTTCTCCTCCATCACCTTCAACACCCCCATTTCCCCCAATATTTCACCCCATTCTAAGGGCTGAGAGTGTAAACTTAGGTCCTaaatttgagagttttaattttGGGATGTTGCCTAAAG GTCCTGTTCCTCCATCTGGGCCTAGTCGTGGAACATCTCCGGGTACTCCCCCCTTGCCCCCCATATAA